Proteins encoded by one window of Salvia splendens isolate huo1 chromosome 7, SspV2, whole genome shotgun sequence:
- the LOC121811121 gene encoding 14 kDa proline-rich protein DC2.15-like: protein MASKNTPIALFLVLNILFFTLSNACGTCPGPNPKPKPKPKPVPSPSKGSCPRDALKLGVCANLLGGLLGVTIGTPPKQPCCSLIEGLADLEAAVCLCTAIKANVLGINLNVPVSLSLLLNVCSKKVPKGFVCA from the coding sequence ATGGCTTCCAAAAACACACCAATTGCACTATTCCTTGTCCTGAACATTCTTTTCTTCACGCTTTCCAATGCGTGTGGAACATGCCCTGGTCCAAACCCTAAGCCGAAGCCGAAGCCAAAGCCGGTTCCAAGCCCTAGCAAGGGTAGTTGCCCAAGAGATGCCCTAAAACTAGGCGTGTGTGCTAACTTGCTCGGCGGATTGCTTGGCGTAACCATCGGCACTCCTCCAAAACAGCCGTGCTGCAGCCTCATCGAGGGTTTGGCTGATTTGGAGGCGGCCGTGTGCCTTTGCACTGCAATCAAAGCCAATGTTCTTGGGATCAACCTAAATGTTCCTGTTTCCCTCAGCTTGCTCCTCAATGTTTGCTCCAAGAAAGTTCCAAAGGGTTTCGTTTGCGCCTGA
- the LOC121742441 gene encoding 14 kDa proline-rich protein DC2.15-like, producing the protein MSSKKTTSIALFFVLNLAFFTLSSACGSCPTPKPKPPPPPPPPPKGTPCPPPPSTPSKATCPRDTLKLGVCADLLGGLIGVTIGTPPKTPCCTLIEGLADLEAAVCLCTAIKANVLGINLNVPISLSLLLNVCSKKVPKGFQCA; encoded by the coding sequence ATGAGTTCCAAGAAAACTACCTCAATTGCCCTTTTCTTTGTGCTTAACCTTGCATTCTTCACTCTTTCTAGTGCATGTGGCTCTTGCCCAACTCCCAAACcaaagccgccgccgccgccgccaccgccacctaAGGGCACACCATGCCCACCTCCGCCTTCGACCCCGAGCAAGGCCACTTGCCCTAGGGATACCCTAAAACTAGGTGTTTGTGCTGACTTACTTGGAGGATTGATTGGTGTCACAATTGGAACTCCTCCAAAGACTCCATGCTGCACCCTCATCGAAGGGCTGGCCGATCTCGAGGCGGCCGTGTGCCTATGCACCGCTATCAAAGCCAATGTGTTGGGAATCAACCTTAATGTTCCCATTTCTCTTAGTTTGCTTCTCAATGTTTGCTCCAAGAAGGTTCCCAAGGGCTTCCAATGTGCCTGA